In a genomic window of Candidatus Kaelpia imicola:
- a CDS encoding DUF3108 domain-containing protein, with protein sequence MKRLLLVFILILNISCARRMAMRPPAIYNREWQEKDIVIPKSEMADFIHEKFFYKIRWFGLTVAEAEFKNLGLEEYNEVECYHIVIKVRTHKVLSFIFKVRDEFHSYIDSESLKPLAYIVKRREGGYRSESETIFDYENNKLIYRSLLDDSEKEIDLEPDYYDFFSCFYKFRTSDFNEDLYSFKVVQRAKIWQVDINVVKKGLLELRGHGTPDVILVNIKASSGQEKARGEAWIWFSGDKNKVPLLGQFNIDIPVVGTVRAALEP encoded by the coding sequence ATGAAAAGATTGCTATTGGTTTTTATCTTAATTCTAAATATCTCTTGTGCCAGAAGAATGGCTATGAGACCTCCAGCTATCTACAATAGAGAGTGGCAAGAGAAAGATATTGTTATACCAAAAAGCGAGATGGCCGATTTTATTCATGAGAAGTTTTTCTATAAGATTCGCTGGTTTGGATTGACTGTTGCCGAGGCTGAATTTAAAAATTTAGGATTAGAAGAGTATAACGAAGTTGAATGCTACCATATAGTTATAAAAGTACGGACACATAAGGTTTTAAGTTTTATATTTAAGGTTAGAGATGAGTTCCATTCTTATATTGACAGCGAGAGCTTAAAACCCTTGGCCTATATAGTCAAAAGAAGAGAGGGTGGGTATCGCTCTGAATCAGAGACAATATTTGATTATGAAAATAATAAGTTAATATACCGTTCTCTTCTTGATGATTCTGAAAAAGAGATAGATCTAGAACCTGACTATTATGATTTTTTCAGCTGCTTCTATAAATTTAGAACCTCTGATTTCAATGAAGATCTCTATAGTTTTAAAGTGGTTCAAAGGGCAAAAATATGGCAGGTAGATATTAACGTCGTGAAGAAAGGTCTTCTTGAGTTGCGCGGGCATGGTACTCCGGATGTTATCTTAGTCAATATTAAAGCATCAAGTGGACAGGAGAAGGCAAGAGGAGAGGCCTGGATCTGGTTCTCCGGGGATAAAAATAAGGTTCCTTTACTGGGCCAGTTTAATATTGATATACCTGTTGTAGGGACTGTAAGAGCGGCACTTGAGCCCTGA
- the rfaE1 gene encoding D-glycero-beta-D-manno-heptose-7-phosphate kinase, whose protein sequence is MANKAIPDWVLKNGDSVKSILERFRKKRILIIGDLILDQFIWGDVSRISPEAPVPVVWVKRESYMPGGACNVAHNLSELGSKVSVVGIVGDDANGGILLSELNNIGIDTAKIIRDSSRPTTHKVRVIAHSQQVVRIDRENPEAVSRKSINSILDMLEEEVKEADAVIIEDYGKGLITSQLVKRVVELGKKFKKVITVDPKKEHFKYYKGITAITPNRAEAEEAVGFKIEDEESLKRAGGKLIKKLNAKSALITLGDKGIYLFESRKRPLHIPTMARQVYDVSGAGDTVIAVFTLTVASGASLAQAAYIANQAAGIVVGKIGTATVSKRELWGEIRKWK, encoded by the coding sequence ATGGCTAATAAAGCTATCCCAGACTGGGTTTTAAAGAACGGGGATTCGGTTAAATCTATTCTTGAGCGGTTTAGGAAAAAGAGAATTCTTATTATCGGTGATTTGATTTTAGATCAGTTTATCTGGGGTGATGTCTCGCGTATCTCGCCTGAGGCTCCGGTGCCTGTTGTCTGGGTAAAGAGAGAGTCTTATATGCCCGGAGGAGCTTGTAATGTTGCCCATAATCTATCTGAGCTGGGTTCTAAGGTATCTGTTGTGGGTATAGTTGGTGATGATGCCAATGGAGGTATACTTTTGTCGGAGCTCAATAATATAGGAATAGATACAGCTAAAATTATCAGAGATTCCTCACGTCCCACAACACATAAGGTGAGGGTTATTGCTCACTCTCAGCAGGTTGTCAGGATAGATAGAGAGAACCCTGAGGCTGTGAGCAGAAAATCAATCAACTCTATTTTGGATATGCTAGAGGAAGAGGTTAAGGAGGCAGACGCAGTCATTATAGAAGATTATGGTAAGGGACTAATAACCTCTCAGCTTGTAAAAAGAGTAGTTGAGTTAGGCAAGAAGTTTAAAAAAGTTATAACAGTTGATCCCAAGAAAGAGCATTTTAAATACTATAAAGGTATCACTGCGATCACTCCCAACAGAGCAGAAGCAGAAGAGGCTGTTGGTTTTAAGATAGAAGACGAGGAGAGTCTTAAGAGAGCAGGCGGTAAATTGATAAAAAAATTGAATGCTAAGTCAGCCCTGATTACATTGGGAGATAAAGGAATCTATCTCTTTGAGAGTAGAAAAAGACCGCTGCATATTCCTACTATGGCTCGCCAGGTCTATGATGTCTCTGGTGCAGGAGATACTGTGATTGCAGTCTTTACTCTTACAGTTGCCTCTGGTGCAAGTTTGGCTCAGGCGGCATATATCGCTAATCAAGCAGCAGGGATAGTTGTAGGCAAGATAGGAACAGCAACGGTGAGCAAGAGAGAGCTCTGGGGAGAGATAAGGAAGTGGAAGTAG
- the kdsB gene encoding 3-deoxy-manno-octulosonate cytidylyltransferase produces MEVAAVIPAHLDSKRLYRKVLRKIKGKSLIEHVYYRVKESKYIEKVYVASSDREIIDEVVSFGGEFIKTTKIHNCGTSRVSEASSSLDAAVIINVQADEPLISHELLDEMARYMTDNRDIEILTPVRKITEFDEIDNKNVVKVVFNKDNKALYFSRLPIPHGGEEYYKHIGSYCFRKSFLLSYSELEESSIDKAEKLEQLRFLYNGYRIAVFVTEHETIGVDTEEDLRRVEEILG; encoded by the coding sequence GTGGAAGTAGCAGCTGTTATACCCGCACATCTTGATTCAAAGCGGCTCTATAGGAAAGTCTTAAGAAAGATAAAAGGTAAGAGTTTAATTGAGCATGTATATTATCGTGTTAAAGAATCCAAATATATTGAGAAGGTCTATGTTGCCTCATCGGATAGAGAGATAATAGATGAGGTAGTCTCTTTTGGGGGAGAATTTATAAAGACAACCAAAATTCACAACTGCGGAACTTCGAGGGTCTCAGAGGCGTCTTCCTCTCTGGATGCAGCTGTTATTATAAATGTTCAGGCCGATGAACCTTTAATATCTCATGAGTTGCTTGATGAGATGGCAAGATATATGACGGATAACAGAGATATAGAGATATTGACTCCGGTTAGAAAGATTACAGAGTTTGATGAGATTGATAATAAGAACGTTGTTAAGGTTGTGTTTAATAAAGATAATAAAGCATTGTACTTCTCTCGTTTACCTATACCTCATGGCGGAGAGGAGTATTATAAGCATATAGGCAGCTACTGTTTTAGGAAGAGTTTTCTGCTCTCTTATTCTGAGCTAGAAGAGAGCAGTATTGATAAAGCTGAGAAATTAGAACAGTTGAGATTTTTGTATAATGGTTATAGAATAGCTGTATTTGTTACAGAGCATGAGACTATTGGTGTTGATACAGAAGAAGATTTAAGAAGAGTAGAGGAGATATTGGGTTGA
- a CDS encoding DUF1846 domain-containing protein has protein sequence MKKIGFDNDKYLDQQSKEILSRIENYGNKLYLEFGGKLLYDYHAARVLPGYDPNVKIRLLQKLKEKAEIILCIYAGHIEQRKIRADFGFTYDVDVLKIIDDLKGWGLNVSGVVITRYKEQPAAKIFKNKLQRRGVSVYTHSYTEGYPNNINLIVSDKGYGVNPYIETKKPLVIVTAPGPGSGKLATCLSQLYHEYKRGIQAGYAKFETFPIWNIPLEHPVNVAYEAATADIGDYNLIDPFHLKVYGKEVVNYNRDVETFPIVERILEKITGKSSIYRSPTDMGVNRCGFGITDNEVASKAASQEIIRRYFRYRCEYMLGLVDRDTVIRVEKLMEKVGVKEEDRSVVSAARAAAAGAEETGKGHKGVFCGAAIQLPSGDIVTGKNSPLMHAASSVVLNAAKTLTSMPDNIHLLSPNIIDSIKSFKKDVMDVKSANLNLEETLIALSISTATNPAAQSAMESLNKLKGAEIHMTYMPTAGDESGLRTLSLNLTSDPNFSPHNVYLA, from the coding sequence TTGAAAAAAATAGGTTTTGATAATGATAAATATCTGGATCAGCAGAGCAAAGAGATTTTAAGCCGGATAGAGAATTACGGTAATAAGCTCTATTTAGAGTTTGGAGGGAAATTACTCTACGACTATCATGCTGCCAGAGTTCTGCCCGGTTATGACCCTAATGTTAAGATAAGGTTACTCCAGAAACTGAAAGAGAAAGCAGAGATCATACTCTGTATATATGCGGGTCATATTGAGCAGAGAAAGATAAGGGCAGATTTTGGTTTTACCTATGATGTTGATGTCTTAAAGATAATAGATGATTTAAAAGGATGGGGTCTTAATGTGTCGGGTGTTGTTATTACGCGCTATAAAGAGCAGCCTGCGGCAAAGATCTTTAAGAATAAGCTTCAGAGAAGAGGTGTTTCCGTCTACACGCATAGTTATACAGAGGGTTATCCTAATAATATTAATCTTATCGTAAGCGATAAAGGTTACGGTGTGAATCCTTATATTGAGACTAAAAAACCACTTGTTATTGTTACGGCTCCCGGTCCAGGTAGCGGTAAGTTAGCGACTTGTCTATCTCAGCTTTACCATGAATATAAAAGAGGTATTCAGGCGGGTTATGCAAAGTTTGAGACTTTTCCTATTTGGAATATACCGCTTGAACATCCTGTAAATGTTGCTTATGAGGCCGCAACAGCAGATATAGGGGATTATAATTTAATAGACCCTTTTCACCTTAAAGTTTACGGGAAAGAGGTTGTCAATTACAATAGAGATGTTGAGACTTTTCCTATTGTAGAGAGAATTTTAGAGAAGATAACCGGGAAGAGTTCAATATATAGATCACCAACTGATATGGGTGTTAATAGATGCGGTTTTGGGATTACGGATAATGAGGTTGCGAGTAAAGCAGCATCACAGGAGATAATTAGAAGGTATTTTAGATATAGATGTGAGTATATGCTCGGCTTAGTCGACAGAGATACTGTAATTAGAGTAGAGAAGCTTATGGAGAAGGTCGGAGTCAAAGAGGAGGACAGGAGTGTGGTCTCTGCTGCAAGAGCTGCGGCAGCTGGAGCTGAAGAGACAGGCAAGGGACATAAAGGTGTTTTCTGCGGTGCGGCAATTCAATTGCCGAGTGGTGATATAGTTACAGGTAAGAACTCACCGCTTATGCATGCAGCTTCCAGCGTTGTTTTAAATGCAGCGAAGACACTTACCTCTATGCCTGATAATATTCACCTTCTATCTCCTAATATAATAGATTCTATCAAGAGCTTCAAAAAGGATGTTATGGATGTAAAGTCTGCCAATCTTAATCTTGAAGAGACTTTAATCGCCTTAAGTATTTCTACGGCAACTAATCCTGCAGCACAGTCTGCTATGGAGAGCTTGAATAAATTAAAAGGTGCTGAGATTCATATGACGTATATGCCTACAGCCGGAGATGAGTCAGGGTTGAGGACTCTCTCTTTGAATTTAACAAGCGACCCTAATTTTTCACCCCACAATGTCTATCTGGCTTAA
- the kdsA gene encoding 3-deoxy-8-phosphooctulonate synthase: MKKRTIKITDFNVGEGSDLLFILGPCVIKDYASLFENAKQIKSIAESEQISFIFKASYDKANRTSLDSFRGVGLKEGLSILSEIKKTLGILITSDIHSPYEAEEAASVLDLIQIPALLCRQTDIIVEAAKTGKPVNIKKGQFMAPWDVLKAVDKVYQQGNKNVIVTERGSCFGYNYLINDFKAIPRMQKDDLIVIFDATHSVQLPSKGVRSGGEQEYVSYLSRAAAAVGVDGFFLEVHENPEEALSDASSMIDFKQLQEIIRVVKKIKGAADG; encoded by the coding sequence ATGAAAAAGAGAACTATAAAGATAACTGATTTTAACGTAGGCGAAGGATCTGATTTATTATTTATTCTTGGGCCCTGCGTTATTAAAGACTATGCTTCGCTATTTGAGAATGCAAAACAGATAAAATCTATAGCTGAGAGTGAACAGATAAGCTTCATATTTAAGGCAAGTTATGACAAAGCTAACAGAACATCATTAGACTCTTTTCGCGGAGTGGGTTTAAAGGAGGGTCTCTCAATACTCTCTGAGATTAAAAAAACTCTTGGTATTCTCATAACCTCTGATATCCATTCACCTTATGAAGCTGAAGAGGCAGCCTCAGTGCTGGACTTGATTCAGATTCCTGCATTGCTCTGTCGTCAGACCGATATTATAGTCGAAGCCGCAAAGACAGGAAAACCTGTAAATATAAAGAAAGGTCAGTTCATGGCCCCCTGGGATGTTTTAAAGGCGGTTGATAAGGTTTATCAGCAAGGTAATAAGAATGTTATTGTAACAGAGCGGGGAAGTTGTTTTGGTTACAACTATCTCATAAATGATTTTAAAGCAATTCCCCGAATGCAGAAAGATGATCTCATAGTTATCTTTGATGCAACCCATAGCGTTCAGCTTCCTTCAAAGGGAGTCAGGAGCGGCGGAGAGCAGGAATATGTTTCCTATCTCAGCCGGGCAGCAGCAGCGGTTGGAGTAGACGGATTCTTTTTGGAAGTACATGAGAATCCCGAAGAAGCCCTATCGGATGCTTCTTCTATGATAGATTTTAAACAGCTCCAGGAGATAATAAGAGTGGTTAAAAAGATAAAGGGTGCGGCAGATGGATAG
- a CDS encoding KpsF/GutQ family sugar-phosphate isomerase, producing the protein MDRDRVLKRVKDILKIETEAIQNLNVGNEYIEAAQMLLDCKGRVVVTGMGKPGIIAQKISATMSSTGTPSLCLHPAEAVHGDLGRVTAEDVVIALSNSGETDEIKNLLPVIKRIGAKLIAITGNLKSTLAQMSDVVIGAKVDREACPFNLAPTASTTAMLAIGDVLAITLLELKGFDQDDYALYHPAGILGKKLLLKVEDIMRKGNNHPIVKIDASVKDVLIEITKSHAGSATIVDLGGKLKGIFTDGDLRRWLGKKGDILNREVGSIMSENPKRIKLGNLAVEAGKIMQEFRIDELVVIDRDNRPVGLIDIQDLLKAGLV; encoded by the coding sequence ATGGATAGAGATAGAGTCTTAAAAAGAGTAAAAGATATTTTAAAGATTGAGACTGAAGCAATTCAAAATTTAAACGTAGGAAATGAATATATAGAAGCAGCCCAGATGTTATTAGATTGTAAAGGAAGGGTTGTAGTCACAGGCATGGGTAAGCCCGGTATTATTGCTCAAAAGATTTCTGCAACTATGTCTTCGACAGGTACGCCGAGTCTCTGCCTTCACCCTGCAGAGGCAGTCCATGGGGATTTAGGCAGGGTTACAGCCGAAGATGTTGTAATAGCCCTTTCAAATAGCGGAGAGACGGATGAGATAAAGAATCTTTTACCTGTTATTAAACGCATTGGCGCAAAACTTATTGCAATAACAGGTAATCTTAAATCTACTTTAGCCCAGATGAGCGATGTAGTTATAGGTGCTAAAGTAGATAGAGAGGCTTGCCCTTTTAATCTTGCTCCTACTGCCAGTACGACAGCTATGCTTGCTATCGGAGATGTTTTAGCTATTACACTTCTGGAATTGAAAGGTTTTGATCAGGACGATTATGCGCTCTACCACCCGGCAGGTATCTTAGGTAAAAAACTGTTGCTTAAAGTCGAAGATATTATGAGAAAAGGTAATAACCACCCTATTGTTAAAATTGACGCTTCTGTAAAAGATGTTTTAATTGAGATTACTAAGTCCCATGCCGGTTCAGCCACGATTGTAGATTTGGGGGGTAAATTGAAAGGTATATTTACTGACGGAGACCTAAGGCGTTGGTTAGGTAAAAAGGGTGATATTTTAAACAGAGAGGTTGGTTCTATTATGAGCGAGAACCCAAAAAGGATTAAACTGGGAAATTTAGCTGTTGAAGCAGGTAAGATTATGCAAGAGTTTAGAATAGATGAACTTGTTGTTATAGACAGAGATAATCGCCCGGTCGGGCTTATCGATATTCAAGATTTATTAAAGGCGGGGTTAGTCTAA
- a CDS encoding HAD-IIIA family hydrolase — protein MIDENVKQKLKDVKLLILDADGVLTDGKIYYGSYGDEIKAFDVKDGLGLSLWKRAGKISCILTAKKSPLLKRRAKDVKIFKVYQNVYRKIDIYKKLKKKFKLTDSNICYIGDDLIDIRVLKKAGFAATVPSAPSEVKEASNYITENPGGSGAVREIVELVLKEQGLWDNLVQDLISD, from the coding sequence ATGATTGATGAAAACGTAAAACAAAAATTAAAAGATGTTAAACTTTTAATATTAGATGCAGATGGTGTTTTAACAGATGGAAAGATTTATTATGGCAGTTATGGTGATGAGATTAAGGCTTTTGATGTTAAAGATGGTCTGGGTTTAAGCCTCTGGAAGAGGGCTGGAAAGATATCCTGTATATTGACTGCAAAAAAGTCACCGCTCTTAAAGAGAAGAGCGAAAGATGTTAAGATTTTTAAAGTCTATCAGAATGTGTATAGAAAAATAGATATTTATAAGAAGTTAAAAAAGAAGTTTAAATTAACCGATTCAAATATCTGTTATATTGGAGATGATCTTATAGATATAAGAGTTTTAAAGAAGGCTGGATTTGCGGCAACTGTTCCAAGTGCGCCCTCTGAGGTTAAAGAAGCTTCAAACTATATTACAGAGAATCCCGGAGGTTCTGGAGCTGTAAGAGAGATTGTAGAGCTCGTTCTTAAAGAGCAAGGCTTATGGGATAACCTGGTTCAAGATTTGATCAGTGATTAA
- a CDS encoding PHP domain-containing protein has protein sequence MINREDWHIHSIYSGDSKTSPIKIVDTSIKRGLKKICVLDHNTIRGGLEAREHARGKDIEILVGAEIKTDKGEIAGVGLEREIESRELFSVIKEIKSQGAKILIPHPYGGIRYTKRDYSLEEVGPFADYIEVFNGRSFFNFYQKRILGFAKRFDIIPIRGSDAHFAFEIGNLSIRSIYKGIVGFFTTGFFNVIFANRKRLKRK, from the coding sequence GTGATTAACAGAGAAGATTGGCATATCCATAGCATCTATTCCGGTGATTCAAAGACTTCTCCTATTAAGATTGTAGATACTTCTATAAAGAGAGGCTTGAAGAAGATATGTGTGCTTGATCATAATACAATAAGAGGCGGTCTAGAAGCTAGGGAGCATGCTCGGGGTAAAGATATAGAGATTTTAGTTGGAGCTGAGATTAAAACAGACAAAGGAGAGATTGCAGGTGTAGGGCTTGAGAGAGAGATAGAGTCCAGGGAGCTTTTCTCTGTGATTAAAGAGATAAAATCTCAGGGTGCTAAGATCTTAATACCCCATCCCTATGGAGGCATAAGGTACACAAAGAGAGATTATAGCTTGGAAGAGGTTGGGCCCTTTGCAGACTATATAGAGGTTTTTAATGGAAGGAGTTTCTTTAATTTTTATCAGAAGAGAATTTTAGGTTTTGCAAAGAGATTCGATATAATACCTATTCGTGGAAGTGATGCCCATTTTGCATTTGAGATAGGCAATCTTAGCATAAGGTCAATTTATAAAGGAATAGTAGGGTTTTTTACAACGGGATTTTTCAATGTGATCTTTGCAAATAGAAAAAGATTAAAAAGAAAATGA
- a CDS encoding mannose-1-phosphate guanylyltransferase/mannose-6-phosphate isomerase, translating into MKVAILAGGSGTRLWPLSRPSYPKQFLRINSEYSFFQNTILRCLNNVKIQDLIISAHRNYKFHVLSDIMKISSKGQGLPHLIFEPQSRNTFSALLGILNYSLNELKLREDEVIAILPSDHLISPADKFYGFLELAQKHAQDDKIVIFGIKPSNNSSGYGYIKTEGENEDILAVKSFIEKPDSDKVKALIAEGSCFWNSGMFCFKIATIVAEIKKHMPDVARFLELSWSNFINKFSELPNISIDNAIMEKTGSAALIPLNGISWSDIGSFGALYDVMDKDESRNVLLGDVVAEDTEGSFLISEKRLISAIGLKDMLVIETEDAVLIAPKSESQKVKNIVQRLKEKKRSEASEHKTHYRPWGSFSILEEGESYKIKHVTVNPKESLSLQLHDNRSEHWVVVKGRARVVIGDKEKVIEKNESIYVPKKTKHRLKNPENEILEIIEVQNGTYLGEDDIVRFDDKYKDLR; encoded by the coding sequence ATGAAGGTAGCAATACTTGCAGGCGGTAGCGGAACCAGGCTCTGGCCTCTGTCACGTCCGAGTTATCCTAAGCAGTTTCTCAGAATAAACTCAGAATATTCATTTTTTCAAAATACAATCCTAAGGTGTTTGAATAACGTAAAAATTCAAGATTTAATAATTTCAGCCCACAGGAATTATAAGTTTCATGTTTTATCTGATATCATGAAGATTTCATCTAAAGGTCAAGGGTTACCGCACTTAATATTTGAACCCCAAAGCAGAAATACTTTTTCGGCGCTTCTTGGTATTTTAAACTACTCTTTAAATGAGTTGAAGCTTAGGGAAGATGAAGTTATTGCAATATTGCCATCAGACCATCTTATCTCGCCAGCTGATAAGTTCTATGGTTTTTTAGAACTTGCTCAAAAACATGCTCAGGATGATAAGATAGTGATATTTGGTATAAAACCCAGCAACAATAGCAGCGGTTATGGTTATATAAAGACTGAAGGTGAGAATGAAGATATCTTGGCAGTTAAGAGTTTTATTGAAAAGCCTGACAGCGATAAGGTTAAGGCTTTGATAGCGGAGGGGAGCTGTTTCTGGAACTCTGGTATGTTCTGCTTTAAGATAGCTACGATTGTCGCAGAGATCAAAAAACATATGCCTGATGTAGCCAGGTTTTTAGAGCTCAGTTGGAGCAATTTTATAAATAAGTTTAGTGAGCTCCCTAATATATCGATAGATAATGCGATAATGGAGAAGACAGGTAGTGCAGCTTTGATCCCGCTTAATGGTATAAGCTGGAGCGATATCGGCTCTTTCGGAGCCCTTTATGATGTTATGGATAAGGATGAGTCTAGAAATGTATTATTAGGAGATGTAGTGGCCGAAGATACCGAAGGCTCCTTTTTGATAAGTGAAAAGAGGCTTATATCTGCTATAGGCCTTAAAGATATGCTTGTAATTGAAACTGAAGATGCTGTTCTGATTGCTCCAAAATCAGAGTCTCAGAAGGTTAAAAATATTGTCCAGAGATTAAAAGAGAAGAAAAGGAGTGAGGCTTCTGAGCATAAGACTCACTATAGGCCTTGGGGCAGCTTTAGTATATTAGAGGAAGGAGAGAGTTATAAGATAAAGCATGTGACTGTAAATCCCAAAGAGAGCCTAAGTCTGCAACTCCATGACAATAGAAGCGAACACTGGGTTGTAGTCAAAGGCAGGGCAAGGGTGGTAATAGGAGATAAAGAGAAGGTTATAGAGAAGAATGAATCTATATACGTTCCCAAAAAGACAAAGCATAGGCTGAAAAACCCGGAAAACGAAATTTTAGAGATAATAGAGGTTCAAAACGGAACTTATCTTGGAGAAGATGATATTGTAAGGTTTGATGATAAGTATAAGGATTTAAGGTAG
- a CDS encoding PilZ domain-containing protein — MMKVKNNRRKYGRMPIEYSVEVTDPRKIKNVRTRDISIRGICLITPMPLKENSIIKMKLAIDDEEPILIPIQGKVVWKMKKKEKEYHHGILITSIKGDKKDTFRKFLATKLIEFLLK, encoded by the coding sequence ATGATGAAAGTAAAGAACAATAGAAGAAAATACGGCAGAATGCCTATAGAGTACTCAGTAGAAGTAACAGACCCTAGAAAGATAAAGAATGTCCGGACAAGGGATATATCGATAAGAGGCATCTGTCTTATAACTCCGATGCCGCTTAAAGAGAATTCTATTATCAAAATGAAACTCGCCATAGATGACGAAGAGCCTATCTTGATTCCTATTCAGGGCAAAGTTGTCTGGAAGATGAAAAAGAAAGAGAAAGAGTACCATCATGGTATTCTTATAACTAGCATCAAGGGAGACAAGAAAGATACCTTCAGGAAGTTTCTGGCAACAAAGTTAATCGAGTTTCTTCTTAAATAG
- a CDS encoding ATP-binding protein, producing MQDNNTSDQIVNEIKSLKRQIDEFKKLQREWKRAEENLKTSEENYKKRTQSIYDVVYEIDLGGIFTFISNSIERYGYKPNNLVGKHFKSLIHPQDIEKVSREVVLPHYLGKVTGDDKSPKLFDERRTGDRMTKYLEIRITPKDAQGDKNYRIVELHAAGKWGANEKGESKFVGSIGIIRDITERKKAEKELKSTYSRAEHLYKELEEENKKLDELSELKSGFVANASHEIRAPLAIIKESVSLFLDHMSKDLAEEQKSILSMTKVNIDRLAKMVNSLLDASKIEAGKLEIDKEEINIKEIILDVVVEMGYLTDKRGIAIIEKLPQEDLYAFCDKEKIRRVLTNLVSNALKFTDSGGSIKVECSKNSEEVRISVSDTGCGIAQEDISKLFDKYSQFGKKKDKDIKGTGLGLSIVKGIVQMHGGKVWVESKPGEGSRFCFTLPRLTKEAILKDILSKEISVTKTRKSCFSVLSISFDDNDQDRSLIQKLKEAIDDTLRRKNDIVYELNNKIIVILPDTDKRNAFTVLARIKENLNKLVSGKNFNIKDAVVIYPGEANSVDEILNKLKKIL from the coding sequence ATGCAGGATAATAATACTTCAGACCAGATAGTGAATGAAATTAAGAGCCTTAAGAGGCAGATTGATGAATTTAAAAAGCTGCAGAGAGAGTGGAAGAGAGCTGAAGAGAATTTAAAAACGAGTGAAGAGAACTACAAAAAGCGTACTCAATCTATATATGATGTTGTCTATGAGATAGATTTAGGCGGTATCTTTACCTTCATTAGTAATTCTATTGAAAGATACGGTTATAAACCCAACAATTTAGTAGGAAAACATTTTAAATCTTTAATCCATCCTCAAGATATAGAAAAAGTAAGCCGAGAGGTAGTTCTACCTCATTATTTAGGCAAAGTTACAGGTGATGATAAGTCTCCTAAGCTATTTGATGAGCGTAGGACAGGAGATAGGATGACTAAATATTTAGAAATCAGAATTACTCCTAAAGATGCCCAAGGCGACAAAAATTATAGAATAGTTGAATTGCATGCAGCCGGGAAGTGGGGCGCAAATGAGAAGGGAGAGAGTAAATTCGTGGGCAGCATTGGAATAATAAGAGATATTACCGAGCGCAAAAAAGCAGAAAAAGAACTCAAGTCTACTTATAGCCGCGCAGAGCATCTTTACAAAGAGTTAGAAGAAGAGAATAAAAAACTGGATGAGTTAAGTGAATTGAAATCTGGATTTGTTGCTAACGCGTCTCATGAGATAAGAGCGCCGCTTGCTATTATCAAAGAGTCTGTAAGTCTATTTCTTGATCACATGTCGAAAGACTTAGCTGAGGAACAGAAGAGTATATTATCTATGACCAAAGTTAATATAGATAGGCTTGCCAAGATGGTAAACTCTTTGCTGGATGCATCTAAGATAGAGGCGGGTAAACTCGAGATAGATAAAGAAGAAATAAATATAAAAGAGATTATTTTGGATGTTGTAGTTGAGATGGGGTATCTTACAGATAAAAGAGGTATTGCTATTATCGAAAAATTGCCTCAAGAAGATCTCTATGCTTTCTGCGATAAAGAAAAGATAAGAAGAGTGCTTACCAACCTGGTATCTAACGCTCTTAAGTTTACCGACTCAGGGGGTAGTATTAAGGTTGAATGCAGCAAGAACAGTGAGGAGGTAAGAATATCTGTCTCAGATACAGGCTGCGGGATAGCCCAAGAGGATATATCGAAACTATTTGATAAATATAGCCAGTTCGGGAAGAAGAAAGATAAGGATATCAAAGGTACAGGTTTAGGCCTCTCAATAGTTAAAGGGATAGTCCAGATGCATGGGGGTAAGGTATGGGTTGAGAGTAAGCCGGGTGAGGGTAGTAGATTCTGTTTTACCCTGCCTAGGTTAACAAAGGAGGCTATTCTTAAGGATATTTTAAGTAAAGAGATATCTGTTACAAAAACCAGGAAGAGTTGTTTCTCTGTTTTATCTATTAGTTTTGACGATAATGATCAAGACAGGTCTTTGATACAAAAATTAAAAGAAGCAATTGATGATACATTACGCAGAAAGAATGATATTGTTTATGAACTTAATAATAAAATTATAGTAATATTACCAGATACTGATAAACGTAATGCTTTTACGGTTTTAGCCAGAATAAAAGAAAACTTAAACAAGCTTGTTTCCGGTAAAAATTTTAATATAAAAGATGCCGTTGTTATCTATCCTGGTGAAGCAAATAGCGTGGATGAAATTTTGAATAAGCTGAAAAAAATCTTATGA